The following proteins come from a genomic window of Pyxidicoccus sp. MSG2:
- the dps gene encoding DNA starvation/stationary phase protection protein Dps, translated as MNFPSHVNLPADAREELIDSLNILLADSIDLHWQIKQAHWNIRGKHFYSRHELFDELAKHARKQADAFAERAGTLGGYAEGTIRLAAKNSELPEYDLQAVDGDAHLRALVDRFARYGASIRNGIHRSEELNDPVTVDLLTQSLGEVELDLWFLESHLHGDVRANARRGAGEEAGSRPPNA; from the coding sequence ATGAACTTTCCCAGTCACGTGAATCTCCCCGCCGACGCGCGCGAAGAGCTCATCGATTCCCTCAACATCCTGCTGGCCGATTCCATCGACCTGCACTGGCAGATAAAGCAGGCCCACTGGAACATCCGCGGCAAGCACTTCTACAGCCGCCACGAGTTGTTCGACGAGCTGGCCAAGCACGCGCGCAAGCAGGCCGACGCGTTCGCCGAGCGCGCCGGCACCCTGGGCGGCTACGCCGAGGGCACCATCCGCCTCGCCGCGAAGAACAGCGAGCTGCCCGAATACGACTTGCAGGCCGTGGACGGCGACGCGCACCTGCGCGCCCTGGTGGACCGCTTCGCGCGCTACGGGGCCAGCATCCGCAACGGCATCCACCGCTCCGAGGAGCTGAATGACCCCGTCACCGTGGACCTGCTCACGCAGTCGCTGGGCGAGGTGGAGTTGGACCTGTGGTTCCTGGAGAGCCACCTGCACGGCGACGTGCGAGCCAACGCGCGCCGCGGCGCCGGGGAAGAAGCCGGCTCCCGGCCCCCCAACGCCTGA
- a CDS encoding glutathione S-transferase family protein: MIDLYTFATPNGRKVSIALEEMELPYNVKVVDITKGDQFKPEFLAINPNNKIPAIVDHAPVDHRPLTVFESGAILLYLAEKTGKLLPSHPRGKAEVTQWLMFQMGGIGPMLGQLGYFTRFSKAYVPHAIERYRNESRRILGVLDAQLGQGDYVAGKFSIADCAIYPWVAGAREYNPDLFQGLRNVPQYLHRVGSRPAVQRGMKVPELKK, encoded by the coding sequence ATGATTGACCTGTACACGTTCGCTACGCCCAACGGGCGCAAGGTGTCCATCGCGCTGGAAGAGATGGAGCTGCCCTACAACGTCAAGGTGGTGGACATCACGAAGGGCGACCAGTTCAAGCCCGAGTTCCTGGCCATCAACCCCAACAACAAGATTCCGGCCATCGTCGACCACGCGCCGGTGGACCACCGGCCCCTGACTGTCTTCGAGTCCGGCGCCATCCTGCTCTACCTCGCGGAGAAGACGGGCAAGCTGCTGCCCTCCCACCCACGCGGCAAGGCCGAAGTCACGCAGTGGCTGATGTTCCAGATGGGCGGCATCGGCCCCATGCTCGGGCAGCTCGGCTACTTCACCCGCTTCAGCAAGGCGTACGTGCCGCACGCGATTGAGCGCTACCGCAATGAATCCAGGCGCATCCTCGGCGTGCTGGATGCGCAGCTCGGCCAGGGTGACTATGTGGCGGGCAAGTTCTCCATCGCGGACTGTGCCATCTACCCGTGGGTGGCGGGCGCGCGCGAGTACAACCCGGACCTCTTCCAGGGCCTGCGCAACGTCCCGCAGTACCTGCACCGCGTGGGCAGCCGTCCCGCCGTGCAGCGCGGCATGAAGGTGCCGGAGCTGAAGAAGTAG
- a CDS encoding flavin monoamine oxidase family protein, with the protein MDASGADVVIVGAGVAGLTAARALSRTGFSVAVLEARERVGGRTLTQSLGGEAVDLGGQWVGPQQRHVLRLADELGLKRFPQHHQGTKVLDVRGALRTYRGQVPSLPLLSLLDLQRIIWKLDGLSKRVPRERPDAAPRAAEWDALTLEEWKQRHVPTWGARAALDIATRAVFGAEPSELSFLHFLFYIHSNNGLMPLTTIEGGAQAERFKGGAQTLSLRMASELGGSVHLSTPVHAVLQDADGVTVTAGDGRTWRARYAVVAVPPALAERIDFGAALPAGRRRAHADIPMGSVIKVVATYERPFWREAGFSGEAVSDTGPVRLCFDDCGADGHHPALVGFFLGETARAWTGRPPEERRRAALDSFARFFGPQALKPTAVADLDWIAEPWSKGCYVGLPRPGTLTAIGEALRAPFGRVHWAGTETALEGCGYIDGAVESGERAATELSARLAAPGDVGVRGRAV; encoded by the coding sequence ATGGACGCGAGCGGAGCGGATGTCGTCATCGTGGGCGCGGGGGTGGCGGGGCTCACCGCCGCGCGGGCGCTCTCGCGGACCGGGTTCTCCGTCGCCGTGCTCGAAGCCCGGGAGCGCGTCGGTGGACGCACGCTCACCCAGTCCCTCGGGGGTGAGGCCGTGGACCTCGGCGGCCAGTGGGTGGGCCCCCAACAGCGCCATGTGCTGCGCCTCGCGGACGAACTGGGCCTCAAGCGCTTTCCGCAGCACCACCAGGGCACCAAGGTGCTCGACGTGCGCGGGGCGCTGCGCACCTATCGCGGCCAGGTACCGTCGCTGCCACTGCTGTCGCTGCTGGACCTCCAGCGCATCATCTGGAAGCTGGACGGCCTGTCGAAGCGCGTCCCCCGCGAGCGCCCGGACGCCGCGCCCCGCGCCGCCGAGTGGGACGCCCTCACGCTGGAGGAATGGAAGCAGCGCCACGTGCCCACGTGGGGCGCCCGCGCCGCGCTGGACATCGCCACCCGCGCCGTCTTCGGCGCCGAGCCCTCGGAATTGTCCTTCCTCCACTTCCTCTTCTACATCCACTCCAACAACGGCCTCATGCCCCTCACCACCATCGAGGGCGGCGCCCAGGCCGAGCGCTTCAAGGGCGGCGCCCAGACGCTCAGCCTCCGCATGGCCTCTGAGTTGGGCGGAAGCGTCCACCTCTCCACCCCCGTACACGCCGTGCTCCAGGACGCGGACGGCGTCACCGTCACCGCCGGGGATGGCCGGACGTGGCGCGCGCGCTACGCGGTGGTCGCCGTACCGCCCGCGCTGGCCGAGCGCATCGACTTCGGCGCCGCCCTCCCCGCCGGGCGCCGCCGCGCCCACGCGGACATTCCCATGGGCAGCGTCATCAAGGTGGTGGCCACTTACGAGCGCCCCTTCTGGCGTGAGGCCGGCTTCTCCGGCGAGGCCGTGAGCGACACCGGCCCCGTGCGCCTGTGCTTCGACGACTGCGGCGCGGACGGCCACCATCCCGCCCTGGTGGGCTTCTTCCTCGGAGAGACGGCGCGCGCGTGGACGGGGCGTCCTCCGGAGGAGCGGCGGCGCGCCGCGCTGGACTCCTTCGCGCGCTTCTTCGGCCCCCAGGCCCTGAAGCCCACCGCCGTCGCGGACCTGGACTGGATTGCCGAGCCCTGGAGCAAGGGCTGCTACGTGGGCCTCCCCCGCCCCGGCACCCTCACCGCCATTGGCGAGGCCCTGCGCGCCCCCTTCGGCCGCGTCCACTGGGCGGGCACCGAGACGGCCCTCGAGGGCTGTGGCTACATCGACGGCGCGGTGGAGTCCGGCGAGCGCGCGGCCACGGAGTTGTCCGCACGGCTGGCCGCTCCCGGGGACGTGGGCGTCCGGGGCCGCGCCGTGTGA
- a CDS encoding bifunctional 3-(3-hydroxy-phenyl)propionate/3-hydroxycinnamic acid hydroxylase, with amino-acid sequence MVSLPAKVEVLVVGFGPVGAAAASLLGGHGVRTLVVDRSRELLMHPRAIALDNEALRILQLCGLPEDAFPTLAIPYVRMHSPYCGEFARINTGGAINGHPKLVTFFQPELEQALRAKVASHPTVDTALGVELTELEERGGAVVATLKHADGSTAEVEAAYVVGADGAGSAVRRLIGLDFEGRTYAEDWLIVDARHVPRPIDHVEFLCHPRRPTPHMVAPGGRERWEFMLRPGESREEVTSDEGVLRLLSRWGRPEELHIERRAVYRFHARTADAFRRGRVFLAGDAAHVTPPFVGQGLVAGLRDAANLCWKLAWVLRYGAAPSILDSYDAERRPHARRMIALAQRMGRLVMPGNAAMAMLTHGLMRLLRLVPPVRTWLEELGVKPRQHFERGLFVRGRSRSRLRRGGMLPQGWLRGDDGSVRLSDDVLGPSLTLLGFGPDAGGQLDAAARAAFTAAGGRVVQLRHRGQRLHRAAHGDSWEDLHEALTPGAAPFGWAAIVRPDRTVLTDGPVSEVNRLVREALLLLGAPRAAGPSPHP; translated from the coding sequence ATGGTGTCCCTCCCCGCGAAGGTCGAGGTGCTGGTGGTCGGCTTCGGTCCGGTCGGAGCCGCGGCGGCGAGCCTGCTGGGCGGGCATGGCGTGCGCACGCTCGTCGTCGACCGCTCGCGGGAGCTGCTCATGCATCCGCGCGCCATCGCGCTCGACAATGAAGCGCTGCGCATCCTCCAGCTCTGCGGCCTTCCGGAGGATGCCTTCCCCACGCTCGCGATTCCCTACGTGCGGATGCACTCGCCGTACTGCGGCGAGTTCGCGCGAATCAACACCGGTGGCGCCATCAACGGGCACCCGAAGCTGGTCACCTTCTTCCAGCCCGAGCTGGAACAGGCGCTGCGCGCGAAGGTGGCGTCGCACCCCACCGTGGACACGGCCCTGGGGGTGGAGTTGACGGAGCTCGAGGAGCGGGGTGGGGCCGTCGTCGCGACGCTGAAGCACGCCGACGGGAGCACGGCCGAGGTGGAAGCGGCCTATGTCGTCGGCGCGGACGGGGCCGGCTCCGCCGTGCGCCGGCTCATCGGGCTGGACTTCGAGGGGCGCACCTACGCCGAGGACTGGCTGATTGTCGACGCGAGGCACGTGCCGCGGCCCATCGACCACGTGGAGTTCCTGTGCCACCCGCGGCGGCCGACGCCGCACATGGTGGCGCCGGGCGGCCGCGAGCGCTGGGAGTTCATGCTGCGGCCCGGAGAGTCGCGCGAGGAAGTCACGAGCGACGAGGGCGTGCTGCGCCTGCTCTCACGCTGGGGCCGCCCCGAGGAGCTGCACATCGAGCGCAGGGCCGTCTACCGCTTCCACGCGCGCACGGCGGATGCCTTCCGCCGCGGCCGCGTGTTCCTGGCCGGCGACGCCGCCCACGTCACGCCGCCGTTCGTCGGCCAGGGGCTCGTCGCGGGCCTGCGAGATGCCGCCAACCTGTGCTGGAAGCTCGCCTGGGTGCTGCGCTACGGCGCCGCGCCCTCCATCCTCGACAGCTACGACGCCGAGCGACGCCCGCATGCCCGGAGGATGATTGCGCTCGCCCAGCGGATGGGCCGGCTGGTGATGCCGGGCAATGCCGCCATGGCGATGCTCACGCACGGACTGATGCGGCTGCTCCGGCTGGTGCCGCCCGTGCGCACCTGGCTCGAGGAGCTGGGCGTCAAGCCCCGGCAGCACTTCGAGCGGGGGCTGTTCGTCCGGGGACGCTCGCGCTCGCGCCTGCGTCGCGGCGGCATGCTGCCCCAGGGCTGGCTGCGGGGGGACGACGGCTCGGTGCGACTGAGCGACGACGTGCTCGGACCTTCGCTGACGCTGCTCGGCTTCGGCCCGGACGCCGGCGGGCAACTCGACGCGGCGGCCCGGGCCGCCTTCACCGCCGCGGGTGGCAGGGTGGTGCAGCTCCGGCACCGCGGCCAGCGGCTGCACCGCGCGGCCCACGGCGACTCCTGGGAGGACCTGCATGAAGCGCTGACTCCCGGCGCGGCGCCCTTCGGCTGGGCGGCCATCGTGCGGCCGGACCGCACCGTGCTGACCGACGGCCCCGTCAGCGAGGTGAACCGCCTCGTTCGCGAGGCACTCCTCCTGCTCGGCGCCCCGCGCGCGGCCGGGCCTTCCCCCCACCCCTGA
- a CDS encoding TetR/AcrR family transcriptional regulator, which translates to MPKPAAPKRPQRTRPSPKPAKVVPPEKEPRGARRKRETRARLMDAALRLMSERGMEGVAINEITEAADVGFGSFYNHFESKEAIHGAVMDTVFEGFADALDRLTVDTTDPAEIIAVSIRHTLRRARREPIWGRFLMREGSSARVLSRGLGQRLLRDIQRGLEARRFKADDPLMTFVAVGGTVLGAISVELQFGVPGAPQAELLRGLGLDAEGVPERAATMVLRTLGLSAVEAAAVARRPLPEGAVTPEPVG; encoded by the coding sequence ATGCCCAAGCCCGCCGCCCCGAAGCGTCCCCAGCGAACGCGCCCGTCCCCGAAGCCCGCGAAGGTTGTCCCGCCGGAGAAGGAGCCGCGTGGCGCACGCCGCAAGCGTGAGACGCGCGCGCGGTTGATGGACGCGGCGCTGCGGCTGATGTCGGAGCGGGGAATGGAAGGGGTGGCCATCAACGAGATTACGGAGGCCGCCGACGTCGGCTTCGGGTCCTTCTACAACCACTTCGAGTCCAAGGAGGCCATCCACGGCGCGGTGATGGACACCGTCTTCGAGGGCTTCGCCGATGCGCTCGACCGGCTCACGGTGGACACCACCGACCCGGCGGAAATCATCGCGGTCTCCATCCGTCACACCCTCCGGCGTGCGCGCCGGGAGCCAATCTGGGGGCGCTTCCTGATGCGCGAGGGCTCTTCGGCCCGCGTGTTGTCACGCGGCCTCGGGCAGCGCCTGCTGCGCGACATCCAGAGGGGCCTCGAGGCCCGGCGCTTCAAGGCCGACGACCCGTTGATGACCTTCGTCGCCGTGGGCGGCACCGTCCTGGGCGCCATTTCCGTGGAGCTGCAGTTCGGTGTGCCGGGCGCGCCGCAGGCGGAGCTGCTCCGTGGCCTCGGTCTGGACGCGGAAGGCGTGCCGGAGCGAGCCGCCACCATGGTGCTGCGCACGCTCGGGCTGTCCGCGGTGGAGGCAGCGGCCGTCGCGAGGCGGCCACTCCCCGAGGGGGCGGTGACTCCGGAGCCGGTGGGGTAG
- a CDS encoding CHAD domain-containing protein produces MAHPTPIRGLGPDSQLGHAARRILAGRLADVRKPEAGLEDGVDDESVHDMRVATRRLRAALLVFRSLGGLKKLERDVKRLQDALGGVRDLHVQAAWLEGAAGKAEKEKRGTRAGVLALRDARMASLDEKERLLRAELKRWVKRTIPRLLEKVDALDDSAHRFGGRRVRKVLRARVRTVRKRMEAYADAPDAESAHALRKDLKKLRYELEIFQPAFRRTMDAMLEVLVPLQDGLGELHDADVRLELFERLAAEAAPTERKAARALLPQVQDERAVLAKELAREVQRWHSEEIPRRLRRMLA; encoded by the coding sequence GTGGCACACCCCACACCCATCCGGGGCCTGGGCCCCGACAGCCAGTTGGGACACGCCGCGCGGCGCATCCTCGCGGGCCGGCTCGCGGACGTGCGCAAGCCGGAGGCCGGGCTCGAGGACGGCGTGGATGACGAGTCCGTCCATGACATGCGCGTGGCGACCCGCCGCCTGCGCGCGGCCCTCCTGGTGTTCCGCTCCCTCGGGGGACTGAAGAAGCTGGAGCGCGACGTGAAGCGCCTCCAGGACGCGCTGGGGGGCGTGCGGGACTTGCACGTGCAGGCGGCCTGGCTGGAGGGCGCGGCCGGCAAGGCGGAGAAGGAGAAGCGCGGCACGCGCGCGGGCGTCCTCGCCCTGCGCGACGCGCGGATGGCCTCGCTGGACGAAAAGGAGCGCCTGCTGCGCGCGGAGCTGAAGCGCTGGGTGAAGCGGACGATTCCGCGGCTGCTGGAGAAGGTGGATGCGCTGGACGACAGCGCGCACCGCTTCGGTGGCCGGCGGGTGCGGAAGGTCCTGCGCGCGCGCGTGCGCACCGTGCGCAAGCGGATGGAGGCGTACGCGGACGCGCCGGACGCGGAGTCCGCGCATGCACTGCGCAAGGACTTGAAGAAGCTGCGCTACGAGCTGGAAATCTTCCAGCCGGCCTTCCGCCGGACGATGGACGCGATGCTGGAGGTACTCGTTCCCTTGCAGGACGGGCTGGGCGAACTGCACGACGCGGACGTGCGGCTGGAACTCTTCGAGCGGCTCGCCGCCGAGGCCGCGCCGACGGAGCGCAAGGCCGCGCGGGCGCTGCTGCCGCAGGTGCAAGATGAGCGCGCGGTGCTGGCGAAGGAGCTTGCGCGCGAGGTTCAGCGCTGGCACTCCGAGGAGATTCCCCGGCGGCTGCGCCGGATGCTCGCGTGA
- a CDS encoding inorganic diphosphatase: MVTDLTRLPLRGQNGAFHVVVESPRGSTVKLKYEPTLRAFSISRPLTRGLRYPFDWGFIPSTKGPDGDPLDVMVYWDDTTWPGVVLPSRALGVLQVDQKKRGGKPGERERNDRILAVPVSSTRAEHLQTFQQLSKREREELEHFFLAAVHFEDKDARILGWEGPEGAERMLRQYALTEG, from the coding sequence ATGGTGACGGACCTCACCCGCCTGCCCCTGCGCGGGCAGAATGGCGCCTTCCACGTGGTCGTCGAGTCGCCTCGCGGCTCGACGGTGAAGCTGAAGTACGAGCCCACGCTGCGGGCCTTCTCCATCTCCCGGCCCCTCACGCGCGGGCTGCGCTACCCCTTCGACTGGGGCTTCATCCCCTCCACGAAGGGGCCGGACGGGGACCCGCTGGACGTCATGGTGTACTGGGACGACACGACGTGGCCCGGCGTGGTGCTGCCCAGCCGCGCGCTCGGCGTGTTGCAGGTGGACCAGAAGAAGCGCGGCGGCAAGCCCGGCGAGCGCGAGCGCAATGACCGCATCCTCGCCGTGCCCGTCTCCTCCACCCGCGCCGAGCACCTGCAGACCTTTCAACAGCTCTCCAAGCGCGAGCGCGAGGAACTGGAGCACTTCTTCCTCGCCGCCGTGCACTTCGAGGACAAGGACGCGCGCATCCTCGGGTGGGAGGGGCCAGAGGGCGCGGAGCGGATGCTGCGGCAGTACGCGCTCACGGAGGGCTGA
- a CDS encoding SDR family oxidoreductase: MDGKVCLITGASGGIGLEAAKALAGLGATVVLVGRDATRTEAAVSAVRAAAPGAKVEWLKADLASLQSVRELAATFKARYPRLDVLLNNAGLILDNREVTGDGLEGTMATNHFAPFLLTNLLLDVLKASAPARVVTVSSDAHRVGRMDLADLQSERDYASFRVYGTSKLANILFTRALAKRLKGTGVTANCLHPGVVRTGFGHNTKGFFRHIVKLGAPFMLSAEKGARTSIYLASSPEVESVSGEYFYKCRPKKASSAARDDALAERLWQVSEQLTGVKA, from the coding sequence ATGGACGGGAAGGTCTGCCTCATCACCGGAGCCTCCGGCGGCATCGGCCTGGAGGCGGCCAAGGCGCTGGCGGGCCTGGGCGCCACGGTGGTGCTGGTGGGCCGTGACGCGACGCGCACCGAGGCCGCCGTCAGCGCCGTGCGCGCCGCCGCCCCCGGCGCGAAGGTGGAGTGGCTGAAGGCCGACCTCGCCTCGCTCCAGTCCGTGCGCGAGCTGGCCGCCACCTTCAAGGCCCGCTACCCGCGGCTGGACGTGCTGCTGAACAACGCGGGCCTCATCCTCGACAACCGCGAGGTGACGGGGGACGGACTGGAGGGCACGATGGCCACCAACCACTTCGCGCCCTTCCTCCTCACGAATCTGCTGCTGGACGTGCTCAAGGCCAGCGCCCCGGCTCGCGTCGTCACCGTCTCCTCGGACGCCCACCGCGTCGGCAGGATGGACCTCGCGGACCTCCAGAGCGAGCGCGACTATGCCTCCTTCCGCGTGTACGGCACCTCCAAGCTGGCCAACATCCTGTTCACCCGCGCGCTGGCGAAGCGGCTGAAGGGGACGGGGGTGACGGCCAACTGTCTGCACCCCGGCGTGGTGCGCACGGGCTTCGGCCACAACACGAAGGGTTTCTTCCGCCACATCGTCAAGCTGGGCGCGCCGTTCATGCTTTCGGCGGAGAAGGGAGCGCGGACGTCCATCTACCTGGCGTCCTCGCCCGAAGTGGAGTCGGTGTCCGGGGAGTACTTCTACAAGTGCCGACCGAAGAAGGCGTCCTCCGCGGCCCGGGATGACGCCCTCGCGGAGCGGCTCTGGCAGGTGAGCGAGCAGCTCACGGGAGTGAAGGCATGA
- a CDS encoding DUF4442 domain-containing protein, which yields MLALDLVERLRQVSPAAANALMTVAVKNIIPLSAVMGFKVEEASDARTRASVPLKRRTRNHVGGVYLGVQVTVMELTMGLWLFRRFPPGRYNALVDKVEVSFHAKAKGGVRAICEPPAELFTTLDAALREKNDKAREWVPVRLEDFEGRHIADARFLAVLKRY from the coding sequence ATGCTCGCGCTCGACCTCGTGGAACGGCTGCGCCAGGTGTCGCCGGCGGCGGCGAATGCCCTGATGACGGTGGCGGTGAAGAACATCATCCCGCTGTCGGCGGTGATGGGCTTCAAGGTGGAGGAGGCGTCCGACGCGAGGACGCGCGCGTCCGTGCCCCTCAAGCGACGCACGCGCAACCACGTGGGCGGCGTGTACCTGGGCGTGCAGGTGACGGTGATGGAGTTGACGATGGGGCTGTGGCTCTTCCGCCGCTTCCCGCCGGGCCGCTACAACGCGCTGGTGGACAAGGTGGAGGTGTCCTTCCACGCCAAGGCGAAGGGCGGCGTGCGCGCCATCTGCGAGCCGCCCGCCGAGCTCTTCACCACGCTGGACGCCGCCCTCCGCGAGAAGAACGACAAGGCCCGCGAGTGGGTGCCCGTGCGGCTGGAGGACTTCGAGGGCAGGCACATCGCGGACGCGCGCTTCCTCGCGGTCCTCAAGCGCTACTGA